The nucleotide sequence tccacctgcctctgcctcccaggtgctggtattaaaggtgtgcaccaccactgcttggctggaCATGGGCTTCTTGAAAGAACCAATGTAAGGCTTATTCTGAACTGTCTGTGGATTATGTTCTGCTTCTGTCTAGGTACTTGTATACTTTGGATTTCCCAGAGAGCCGAGTAATCAGTCAGCCAGATCAAACCCTGGAAATTCTGATGAGTGAGCTTGACCCAGCAGTTATGGACCAGTTCTACATGAAAGATGGTGTTACTGCAAAGGATGTCACTCGTGAGAGTGGAATTCGTGACCTGATACCAGGTTCTGTCATTGATGCCACACTGTTCAATCCTTGTGGCTACTCGATGAATGGAATGAAATCGGATGTAAGTAATTAGAATCTTCCGTAATTGtcttaatatttgtattttccctttgtattattaataacaataaaacttTTCTCTAAGGGAACATATTGGACTATTCACATCACTCCAGAACCAGAATTCTCTTATGTTAGCTTTGAAACAAACTTAAGTCAGACCTCCTATGATGACCTGATCAGGAAGGTTGTGGAAGTCTTCAAGCCAGGAAAATTTGTGACCACCTTGTTTGTTAATCAGGTAAtttgacttctgttttctttttctcttttgaccatatcttgcacatgctaggcaaatacttcCCAGCCCAACTAATCTGGCAGCTATGAGTGATAAGACCTCAAGGTGAATGGGGTAATGGGATTGCCACGAATGTATAACAGGGTGAGAGCTGGGTGCCATTCACTGGGGTTACTTGGAGCAGAGAAACCTTACATACTTCATTAGATTTTTCAGCAATCCTTGTTTTATATGGCACCCAGTTAGCAAGCTCCTTTCTATCACTGCTCCCTGTTGACAGCCTGGTCAGAAACCATAAGACAGCCTGTTTTTCAGCCCACAAGAAAAAAGATGCCTtagtttgggactggagagagaactcagcagttaagagcacccttagtagaggacccgagttcagatctcagcacccacatcagctgGCTCACAAAACACAGAGATGGCAAGGAATCATACAACCCCGTCTCACCACATGACAtctacatacacaaataaatgcattAAGAAAATCAATCTTTTTATTGCTGCTGCAGTTAGAGTGAGGTAGTCATCTATTGACAGCATCACTGTTGTCTGAAAATAGTCTGGAGATTGGAAGTACTAATGCTTGTTTCCATCTTTCCCCAGAGTTCTAAATGTCGCACAGTGCTTTCTTCACCCCAGAAGATTGAAGGTTTTAAACGTCTTGATTGCCAGAGTGCTATGTTCAATgattacaattttgtttttaccAGTTTTGCTAagaagcagcaacaacagcagagttgattaagaaaaatgaagaagaaaaaacgCAAAAAGAGAAGACACACAGGAGGTGGTGGCTACTTTCTAGATTTTGATCCTGGGGGCTGTGCTCTCCATGACCACCACCTTATAGTTGCAGAAAGCCCTAGATGTAATGATAGTGTAATCATTTTGAAGTGTATGCATTATTCTATCAAGGAGTTAGATATCTTGCATGAATGCTCTCTTCTGTGTTTAGGTGTTCTACGCCACTCTTGCTGTGGAATTGAAGTGCATGTAGAAAAGAACTTTGACTGTATGAATCTCTACAACACTTGTGAAAATGATTCAATTTGGTTTATGAACAGTGTAATATTTCTGCAGGCATCATCCAAAATCCCCCACAGACAAGGCTTTCGTCCTCATTAGATGCTGGCCTCAACTGAACATCTGCGACTGTTCTATTAAATTGCTGCCAGAGTTTTTACATCCAGTTACCTCCACTTTCTAGAGCATATTCTCTACTAATGTTATTCAAAACCAATTTTTACTTCATACAGGTGTTTTATGCAATGGCAATTAAAGTTTTTCTTCCACAAGTTGAGTCCTTGTAAGAAAATGCTGATTCCAGTGACTGTTTTGTGTCCTACTGTTTCAATAGTTCTTCCTGCATTTATAATCCTGTGATTGATTTCTTCTGTCACCAAagttttcccctcttctctcaattcacgcccaccccaccccccaattAAAGCAATACACTATTACACTGGACTTAAAATATCCCCCCCTCAAGTGGGGGGATTTCGGAGATGGTCTCTGACATTTTTGTTAAGACATAATGTTTCTTATTGACTTGAACTGTGGAAGACAAATGACAAAACTGAATgtatcaaatgaaaagcattttctCTCCAGGGGTGGGTTAGCAGGGAGAACTCATTACGGACTCAATGGAAACAGTAGGCTATGCATTGTACTCTCATGGAGTGTCTGCCATGCCTTCACTAACTTAGTATTGACAGGAGGAAGTAAGTCCACTAAGTCAAGCAGATAGTCAATCCTAGACATTCTGACCTCAGTACGCACTGTCAACTTTTAACCTGTTGCCATCAGTTTCTACTAAAAGGAAAATTTGATTCAAAACAGAATCTGTGGCATTTCTATCTGTGACTTAGAAGTtgcatttttgtgtgtgatgcatgtgagCTGTTCTGACTTCACCTTTTCCTGTATGGTCTTCCTTTACCATGCTGTTCACATGACCAAATGAAAGGCTGCCCAGAGTGAGGACTGTCCAGATAGTAAacgtatatgcacacacagatagtCAGTGGGGGCTGGGGCTAGAAACACAGGCTTTCAAGAGTTGGCATGTCAGTGGCAATTGCAGATATTGTGGTATATAAAC is from Microtus pennsylvanicus isolate mMicPen1 chromosome 1, mMicPen1.hap1, whole genome shotgun sequence and encodes:
- the Amd1 gene encoding S-adenosylmethionine decarboxylase proenzyme, encoding MEAAHFFEGTEKLLEVWFSRQQSDASQGSGDLRTIPRSEWDVLLKDVQCSIISVTKTDKQEAYVLSESSMFVSKRRFILKTCGTTLLLKALVPLLKLARDYSGFDSIQSFFYSRKNFMKPSHQGYPHRNFQEEIEFLNAIFPNGAAYCMGRMNSDCWYLYTLDFPESRVISQPDQTLEILMSELDPAVMDQFYMKDGVTAKDVTRESGIRDLIPGSVIDATLFNPCGYSMNGMKSDGTYWTIHITPEPEFSYVSFETNLSQTSYDDLIRKVVEVFKPGKFVTTLFVNQSSKCRTVLSSPQKIEGFKRLDCQSAMFNDYNFVFTSFAKKQQQQQS